DNA from Sorex araneus isolate mSorAra2 chromosome 6, mSorAra2.pri, whole genome shotgun sequence:
ataaatatatatgatcactgtcatccagttgctcattgatttgttcgagtggccactagtaacattttcattgtgagccttgttatgactgtttttggcatatcgaatatgccacgggtagcttgacaggctctgccgtgcgtgcaagatactcttgggcccaaagggacgctctgtctccagagcccttcggactggcccagcacctcctcaggcatgctcctctgctgcacattacacggagatagtctatcttgtagaggcatcaaaaggtagaaccgaagaaagggatggataaatccgctccatacacagcagctcgagaacactgaacacatgctaggtgcctgagagagaactgccccgagagccctcggatgacagaacgtgacgaagccgtcatctccccctccccccatgaggaatctttgtctcttttgacaacaccccttccacccacactcgcttgtatttttcacaccagcccagctcaggtcctgcatccactcacatatggtttcatgggatgggaggaggaaatccctgagcacagagtcaggagaaagtcgtgagctagctgggtgtgagcaaacccaacaaaacaatgcaaacaaaaaagaattacgccagtgcacatttttaaaattgcttccattttattttattctttactgaatcaccgtgtggaaagttacaaatcttacAGGTTGAACTATCAGTTATgcgatgctcaaacacccatccattcaccagtgcacgtatcccaccaccaagaatcacggtatacctcccctcttcccgccacctccccagccccccaccgcgcatGTGCAACTACTCCAGTACACTTTTATAGAAATCATGTTCACTGaaatgtctaggatcacacaaaagttacaaatcaaatgtataaagacgcaaacaattgtctacagctggaaaataaccgagagatggtacagcccataaggcttccccggagcacatttctgagtgctgcaccaggtcaacTACCGCCCCGCTTAggtccagggtcccagggggccctaagggacgctctgtctccagaggctcatcggaaacagaggcatgcgcgtgcgcgatagcacacacaggctcacaaacagtacacacacgcacaactctcttctctttctctcatacgaaaagtttctctagcactaacttcgaaggtatcacaaatgtgtgtctgtaagagagaaagacagggagtcagagagagacagacacagacacagagagtcagtgagaaatggcatccacatccaaaaccctgcacccttccttcctttggtgggtatgttgagggaaaaatcaccaaatgactttggaagtaagttttagaagggttatgtggaaaaagtattatataaaatataattaatattcgtcagatttaatcgatatgttataaatatatatgatcactgtcatcctgttgctcattgatttgttcgagtggccactagtaacattttcattgtgagccttgttgtgactgtttttggcatatcgaatatgccacgggtagcttgacaggctctgccgtgcgtgcaagatactcttgggccctaagggacgctctgtctccagagcccttcggactggcccagcacctcctcaggcatgctcctctgctgcacattacacggagatagtctatcttgtagaggcatcaaaaggtagaaccgaagaaagggatgTAAAAATTTGCTCCATACACAGCAACTCGGGAACACTGAACACATGctaggtgcgtgagagagaactgccccgagagccctcggacaacagaacgtgacgaagccgtcatctccccctccccccaggaggaatctttgtcttttttgacaacaacccttccacccacactcgcttgtatttttcacaccagcccagctcaggtcctgcatccactcacatatggtttcatgggatgggaggaggaaatccctgagcacagagtcaggagaaagtcgtgagcattgctgggtgtgagcaaacccaacgaaacaatgcaaacaaaaaagaattacgccagtacacatttttaaaattgcttccattttattttattctttactgaatcaccctgtggaaagttacaaagcttacaggttgaagtctcagttatgcgatgctgaaacacccatccattcaccagtgcacgtatcccaccaccaagaatcacggtatacctcccctcttcccgccacctccccagccccccaccgcgccagtacacttttataaaagtcatgttcattaaaatgtctaggatcacacaaaagttataaatcaaatgtataaagtcgcaaacaattgtctacagctggaaatcaaccgagagatggtacagcccataaggcttccctgagcacatttctgagtgctgcaccaggtcaaccaccaccccgcttaggcccagggtcccagggggccctaagggacgctctgtctccagaggctcatccGAAAAAGAGGCATGCGAGTGCGCGATAGtacacacaggctcacaaacagtacacacacgcacaactctcttctctttctctcatacgaaaagtctctctagcactaacttcgaaggtatcacaagtgtgtgtctgtaagagagagagacagggagacagagagagacagaaacagacacagagagtcagtgagaaatggcatccacatccaaaaccctgcacccttccttcctttggtgggtatgttgagggaaaaatcaccaaatgactttggaagtaagttttagaagggttatgtggaaaaagtattatataaaatataattaatattcgtcagatttaatcgatatgttataaatatatatgatcactgtcatcctgttgctcattgatttgttcgagtggccactagtaacattttcattgtgagccttgttgtgactgtttttggcatatcgaatatgccacgggtatcttgacaggctctgccgtgcgtgcaagatactcttgggccctacgggacgctctgtctccagagcccttcggactggcccagcacctcctcaggcatgctcctctgctgcacattacacggagatagtctatcttgtagaggcatcaaaaggtagaaccgaagaaagggatggataaatccgctccatacacagcagctcgagaacactgaacacaagcttggtgcgtgagagagaactgccccgagagccctcggacaacagaacgtgacgcagccgtcatctccccctccccccaggaggaatctttgtcttttttgacaacaccccttccacccacactcgcttgtatttttcacaccagcccagctcaggtcctgcatccactcacatatggtttcatgggatgggaggaggaaatccctgagcacagagtcaggagaaagtcgtgagcattgctgggtgtgagcaaacccaacgaaacaatgcaaacaaaaaagaattacgccagtacacatttttaaaatttcattcattttattttattctttattgaatcaccgtgggcaaagttacaaagcttacaggttgaagtctcagttatgcgatgctgaaacacccatccattcaccagtgcacgtatcccaccaccaagtatcacggtatacctccccccttccccccacctccctagccccccaccgcgCATGTGTAACTAcgccagtacacttttataaacgtcatgttcactaaaatgtctaggatcacacaaaagttacaaatcaaatgtataaagtagCAAACAATTGTCCacagctggaaatcaaccgagagatggtacagcccataaggctcCCCCGGAGCACAGTTCTGAGTGCCGCACCCGGATcatcaccaccctcccccccccacccgacaCTAGGACTTATGTTTGCGCGTCCCGGCAAAGACTAAGGGGTGCGAAGCGGCCACCCACATGCTGGGTCATAGGAAAATCGTCTCGGCAGGCAGCAGAGGGCAGACGCTTGGTGCCGTGGTGCTGGATCTGGCGCCGGCCGCTGGGCTGTCAGAGGCGGGGCCCCCGTGGGAGCTGAAGGCTGTGCAGGACCCGCAGGCTTTTCTGGCctttcctgctcttcctcttgGCGGCCGTGGCACACGTTTCTGGGGCAGCTTTCCGGGGCTCAGGCTGCTCCCAGGGCGCCCCGTGGCTGTGTCTGGAGCGGTGGATGACCACTGCGTTGGCGGGCAGGGCGGCAACCGTCCTCCTGAGGCCGGGCGGCGGCTTGGGCCGGCTCTGCTCCTGCAGCCGCCTCCAGCAGTCCAGGCTGATGGCAGAAGAGTCCTCGCAAGGCTCGAGGTGGCCAGACACCGAGGGCTCGCGGTCCCTGGCAGGACGGCCCGGCCGCTCCCTGGGCATCGCCGAGGCCCCGCAGCCTGGCCcctccggcccggcccagccccagtCGCCGCCGACTCTCTCCCACTCGGCCTTCTGCGCGTAGAAGAGGACGTAGGCCTGCTGGCTGAGGACGCGGGACGCGTCGCAGGCGCTGACCCTGGCGTCGTCCATCTGGTACCACTGGCCGTCCCCCGCTCTGACGTAGCACAGGTAGTGGCCACCGTGAGAGCTCCAGCCCGTGTGCACCAGGACGGCGTAGAGCACGTACGCGAGAGGCCCCTCCTGGCGCTCCGACGTGCAGCCGCCCACGTCCAGGCACTCGGGGTAGCTCACGTGCCCAGCCAGCTTGGCGTCGCCGCCCTGGCAGAACCTCTTCAGCACCAGCATCAGGACCCGCGAGGCCGCGTGCAGGGTCAGCGTCTTGGTGGCGGGCGTCTTCTGGCCGCAGGTGCCGCACAGGTAGGCGTCCTCCCCCTCCAGTCTCTCGGGCCTCACCAGCTCTCGCAGGGCTTGGGCCACGCTCGGCGCCGCTCCCACGTCCAGCGCCACGTCCAGGTAAGGTTCAAAGGTGTCGGAGACGGCCAGGCAGCGCAGACACTGCACCTGGGACCGCCAGCGGCCTCCAAA
Protein-coding regions in this window:
- the LOC129405872 gene encoding ubiquitin carboxyl-terminal hydrolase 17-like protein 6, with the translated sequence MAHAESWSSKNAEVCSATALQSPGPTSQVGLAPPGLGQGRAGAKALPPQGKMGRAVGAGLRNVGNSCYVNAALQCLTYTPALASWAASGLHGGAHGQRPCCRSCGVRAHIGRARRHPGEVLAPCPSLLAGFHRERQEDAHEFLMFTLDAMQQGCPQDGGREPADIPGIFGGRWRSQVQCLRCLAVSDTFEPYLDVALDVGAAPSVAQALRELVRPERLEGEDAYLCGTCGQKTPATKTLTLHAASRVLMLVLKRFCQGGDAKLAGHVSYPECLDVGGCTSERQEGPLAYVLYAVLVHTGWSSHGGHYLCYVRAGDGQWYQMDDARVSACDASRVLSQQAYVLFYAQKAEWERVGGDWGWAGPEGPGCGASAMPRERPGRPARDREPSVSGHLEPCEDSSAISLDCWRRLQEQSRPKPPPGLRRTVAALPANAVVIHRSRHSHGAPWEQPEPRKAAPETCATAAKRKSRKGQKSLRVLHSLQLPRGPRL